The following are encoded together in the Streptomyces flavofungini genome:
- a CDS encoding AraC family transcriptional regulator, producing the protein MKLHFETRRSDSPWVDMVWTCTGGQVTSMTAVAGVRWGLVFWEQDGRAYASVTGPATRTATVPVPRGATFTGIEFALGTSLRAVPTPALVDGGIELPDTWHRSFRLDGARHETPGPDDAEALVDRLVRAGIVVRDSLVAEVLRGPHDPGVSQRTVERRFRAATGLTRGAVRQIERARTAAELLAGGAPAADVVAGLDYFDEPHLARALRSYVGRSAGQLRQGVDCAIGLDLG; encoded by the coding sequence GTGAAGCTGCACTTCGAGACACGCCGGTCCGACTCGCCGTGGGTCGACATGGTGTGGACCTGTACGGGCGGGCAGGTCACGTCGATGACCGCCGTCGCAGGGGTGCGCTGGGGCCTGGTGTTCTGGGAGCAGGACGGCCGGGCGTACGCGTCCGTCACCGGTCCCGCGACCCGGACGGCCACGGTGCCGGTGCCGCGGGGCGCGACCTTCACGGGCATCGAGTTCGCCCTGGGCACCTCGTTGCGGGCCGTGCCCACACCCGCGTTGGTCGACGGCGGCATCGAGCTCCCCGACACCTGGCACCGGTCGTTCCGGCTGGACGGCGCGCGCCATGAGACGCCCGGCCCGGACGACGCCGAGGCACTGGTCGACCGCCTCGTCCGGGCCGGGATCGTGGTCCGTGACTCGCTGGTCGCCGAGGTGCTGCGGGGCCCGCACGACCCGGGTGTCTCACAGCGGACGGTCGAGCGCCGGTTCCGGGCCGCGACCGGGCTGACGCGGGGTGCCGTACGGCAGATCGAGCGTGCCCGCACCGCGGCGGAGCTGCTCGCGGGCGGTGCCCCGGCCGCCGATGTGGTCGCCGGGCTCGACTACTTCGACGAGCCGCACCTGGCCCGGGCGCTGCGCTCGTACGTCGGGCGCAGCGCCGGGCAGTTGCGTCAGGGCGTCGACTGCGCGATCGGCCTCGACCTGGGCTAG
- a CDS encoding D-alanine--D-alanine ligase family protein, producing MRIVVLCGAESLERYVSLESGLSVAHALAKLGHEVEVVDPAAPHPVLAGPTRDADELPRFTSPVRLPDRDEAEDRRRIFTALTRGPVLGTLRSADLVFLALHGGWGGDGHVQSLLEMAGIPFTGAGSAQCSLAWDKRRTLQLLPHAGVRVGPWTAHRTDDGHLPPEPVALLREGPVVVKAAAGTAHETLHLVCVEDELSRVLHGMPAGEEVVLTPYLPGREFSVGVLGRRVLPAVEYVFDGPFLDYRKKYAKGGASHTCPARIPPRLERHLREQALRAHRAVGLEDTDYSRSDFRCDLQGEPHCLEVNACPGLRTTSALAHAAAGADLSYLALIDEIVSLGKHGIGHHEH from the coding sequence ATGAGGATTGTCGTGCTCTGCGGAGCGGAGAGCCTCGAACGCTACGTCTCCCTGGAATCCGGACTGTCGGTGGCCCACGCGTTGGCGAAGCTCGGACACGAGGTCGAGGTGGTCGACCCGGCCGCCCCGCACCCGGTCCTCGCGGGGCCGACGCGCGACGCCGACGAGCTGCCCCGGTTCACCTCACCGGTCCGCCTCCCCGACAGGGACGAGGCCGAGGACAGACGGCGCATCTTCACCGCTCTCACCCGCGGCCCCGTCCTTGGCACGCTGCGCTCCGCCGACCTGGTCTTCCTAGCGCTGCACGGGGGTTGGGGCGGTGACGGGCACGTGCAGTCCCTCCTGGAGATGGCCGGCATCCCCTTCACCGGCGCGGGCAGCGCGCAGTGCAGCCTCGCCTGGGACAAGCGGCGCACGCTGCAACTGCTGCCGCACGCGGGGGTCCGGGTCGGACCGTGGACGGCGCACCGCACGGACGACGGACACCTGCCGCCGGAGCCCGTCGCACTGCTGCGAGAGGGCCCCGTCGTGGTGAAGGCCGCGGCGGGAACGGCCCACGAGACGCTCCATCTGGTGTGCGTGGAGGACGAGTTGTCGCGCGTGCTGCACGGCATGCCCGCGGGCGAGGAGGTGGTGCTCACCCCGTATCTGCCCGGCCGGGAGTTCTCGGTGGGCGTGCTGGGCCGCCGGGTCCTGCCCGCCGTCGAGTACGTCTTCGACGGCCCCTTCCTGGACTACCGGAAGAAGTACGCCAAGGGCGGCGCGTCCCACACCTGCCCCGCTCGCATCCCACCACGGCTGGAGCGGCACCTGCGCGAACAGGCCCTCCGAGCCCACCGGGCCGTGGGGCTCGAAGACACGGACTACTCCCGCTCCGACTTCCGCTGCGACCTCCAGGGAGAGCCACACTGCCTGGAGGTGAACGCCTGCCCCGGCCTGCGCACGACCAGCGCCCTCGCGCACGCGGCCGCGGGCGCAGACCTTTCGTACCTGGCACTCATCGACGAGATCGTGAGCTTGGGGAAGCACGGCATCGGTCACCACGAGCACTGA
- a CDS encoding maleylpyruvate isomerase family mycothiol-dependent enzyme has protein sequence MKTAEHTEVLDREGTLLADAAVAAGLDAPVPTCPDWRVRDLLRHTGTVHRWATRFVAEALPEFQPWQERLDLDGDALLDWFREGHGHLVAALRDAPVDLECWTFLPAPSPLAFWARRQANETAVHRIDAESARGGTLSALDARFAADGIDELLRGFHAREKSRMRTAEPRVLRVRTTDTEGTWTVRLSVDVAVTERGETAPADCEVSGPAADLYLALWNRRTFPAVSGDAELAALWREKAGV, from the coding sequence ATGAAGACTGCCGAGCACACAGAAGTCCTGGACCGCGAAGGCACGTTGCTGGCCGACGCGGCCGTGGCCGCGGGCCTCGACGCACCCGTGCCGACGTGCCCCGACTGGCGGGTCCGCGACCTGCTGCGGCACACCGGGACGGTGCACCGCTGGGCCACGCGGTTCGTCGCGGAGGCGCTCCCTGAGTTCCAGCCCTGGCAGGAGCGGCTGGACCTGGACGGCGACGCCCTGCTCGACTGGTTCCGGGAGGGGCACGGTCACTTGGTCGCCGCGTTGCGGGACGCGCCCGTCGACCTGGAGTGCTGGACGTTCCTGCCCGCGCCGTCGCCGCTCGCGTTCTGGGCGCGACGGCAGGCCAACGAGACGGCCGTGCACCGGATAGACGCCGAGTCGGCGCGCGGTGGCACGCTGTCGGCGCTCGACGCGCGGTTCGCGGCGGACGGCATCGACGAGTTGCTGCGCGGGTTCCACGCGCGCGAGAAGAGCCGGATGCGGACGGCCGAGCCGCGGGTGCTTCGGGTGCGGACGACGGACACGGAGGGGACGTGGACGGTACGACTGTCCGTCGATGTCGCCGTCACGGAGCGGGGCGAGACGGCGCCCGCCGACTGCGAGGTGTCGGGCCCGGCCGCGGACCTCTATCTGGCGCTGTGGAACCGCCGGACGTTCCCCGCGGTGTCGGGGGACGCCGAACTGGCGGCGCTGTGGCGTGAGAAGGCGGGGGTCTGA
- a CDS encoding MFS transporter, translated as MRSATSSPAPPDGATRGHDLTRLRAVLTVFFALDGFIFAGWVVRIPAIKEQTGASSSALGLALLGVSVGAVVTMMITGRLCHRYGSHPVTVVCGVLLSLSVALPPLTHSAAALGAVLLLFGAAYGGINVAFNSAAVDLVAAMKRPIMPSFHAAFSLGGMIGAGLGALMAGSVSPTVHLLGLTVIGLLVTAVAGRALLRLEPAAPPRERQREDRTSQRLTPRTRGLVIVFGLIALCTAYGEGALADWGALHLEQDLNTHPGVAAAGYSCFALAMTLGRATGTTLLERLGRTRTLVAGGTTAAVGMLLGALAPSVWAALLGFAITGVGLANIFPVAVERAGALAGASGVAIASTFGYSGMLLGPPAIGFMADWFTLPTALTSVALLAAVAAVIGFGTRRVVT; from the coding sequence ATGCGCTCCGCAACGTCCTCGCCCGCGCCGCCCGACGGCGCAACGCGGGGCCATGACCTCACCCGGCTCCGAGCCGTCCTCACGGTCTTCTTCGCCCTCGACGGCTTCATCTTCGCCGGATGGGTCGTCCGCATCCCCGCCATCAAGGAACAGACCGGCGCCTCGTCGAGCGCCCTCGGGCTCGCCCTGCTCGGCGTGTCCGTCGGGGCCGTGGTCACCATGATGATCACCGGACGGCTCTGCCACCGCTACGGCAGCCACCCGGTGACGGTCGTCTGCGGCGTCCTGCTGTCGCTGAGCGTCGCGCTGCCTCCCCTGACCCACTCCGCGGCGGCGCTCGGGGCGGTGCTGCTGCTCTTCGGAGCCGCATACGGAGGGATCAACGTCGCCTTCAACAGCGCGGCCGTGGACCTCGTGGCCGCCATGAAGCGGCCGATCATGCCCAGCTTCCACGCGGCCTTCAGCCTCGGCGGGATGATCGGCGCGGGGCTCGGCGCACTCATGGCGGGCTCCGTGTCCCCCACCGTCCACCTGCTCGGCCTCACCGTCATCGGCCTGCTCGTCACCGCTGTGGCGGGCCGCGCGCTGCTGCGCCTGGAGCCCGCCGCGCCCCCGCGCGAACGGCAGCGCGAGGACAGGACCTCGCAGCGCCTCACCCCCCGCACCCGCGGCCTCGTGATCGTCTTCGGCCTGATCGCCCTCTGCACGGCGTACGGCGAGGGCGCGCTCGCCGACTGGGGCGCGCTCCACCTCGAACAGGACCTCAACACCCACCCGGGCGTGGCAGCGGCCGGATACTCCTGCTTCGCGCTCGCCATGACGCTCGGCCGCGCCACCGGCACCACCCTCCTCGAACGGCTCGGCCGCACCCGGACCCTGGTCGCGGGCGGCACGACCGCCGCCGTCGGCATGCTCCTCGGCGCGCTCGCCCCCTCCGTGTGGGCGGCGCTCCTCGGCTTCGCCATCACCGGCGTCGGCCTCGCCAACATCTTCCCGGTCGCCGTCGAACGCGCCGGCGCCCTGGCCGGAGCCAGCGGCGTGGCCATCGCCTCCACGTTCGGCTACTCCGGCATGCTCCTCGGCCCGCCCGCCATCGGCTTCATGGCGGACTGGTTCACCCTGCCCACGGCGCTCACCAGCGTGGCCCTGCTGGCCGCGGTGGCCGCCGTGATCGGCTTCGGCACGCGGCGGGTCGTCACGTGA
- a CDS encoding dihydrofolate reductase family protein — translation MRNLVYTGFMSLDGVVDSPGGPGEGHRSGGWVVNDLEFVPEAWSLKGEELADTTALMFGRRSYEAFSKVWPGSEDHADYKELPKYVVSTTLSEDDLVDGWGPTTILRSEKDIAALKEGEGGAIFIHGSAELAGRLSDAGLIDQYNLLVFPVLLGAGKSAFGRADRDKQMLTLRESQSYSNGILKLVYDVKR, via the coding sequence ATGCGCAACCTGGTCTATACCGGATTCATGTCGCTCGACGGCGTCGTGGACTCGCCCGGCGGGCCGGGCGAAGGCCACCGCAGCGGCGGCTGGGTGGTCAACGATCTCGAGTTCGTGCCGGAAGCCTGGTCGCTGAAGGGCGAGGAACTCGCCGACACGACGGCGCTGATGTTCGGCCGCCGCAGCTACGAGGCGTTCTCGAAGGTCTGGCCCGGTTCGGAGGACCACGCCGACTACAAGGAACTGCCCAAGTACGTGGTGTCGACCACGCTGTCCGAAGACGACCTCGTCGACGGTTGGGGGCCGACCACCATCCTGCGCTCGGAGAAGGACATCGCCGCGCTCAAGGAGGGCGAGGGCGGCGCGATCTTCATCCACGGCAGCGCCGAGCTGGCAGGGCGCCTTTCGGACGCCGGCCTCATCGACCAGTACAACCTGCTCGTCTTTCCCGTGCTGCTCGGTGCCGGCAAGAGCGCGTTCGGCCGGGCCGACCGCGACAAGCAGATGCTGACGCTGCGGGAGTCGCAGAGCTACTCGAACGGAATCCTGAAGCTGGTCTACGACGTCAAGCGCTAG
- a CDS encoding ROK family protein, which yields MNGKAVTRGEAHLSTRTRLERGRTALGPALELVHTGRAPTRAVLTAELGVTRATAGAVAAELEALGLISVDAKPSAAAGSQGRPSHRLSVAGDGPVALAAQVHADGFRAALVGLGGRIVATAPGCETIDADPAQVLGSVIEAGAQLLRETGRRCVGAGLAVPSAVAEPEGTALNPLHLAWPAGAQVREIFADCVRGAGIEGPAFTGNDVNLAALAEHRHGAGRGARDLLCVATGHRGVGGALVLDGRLHTGSSGLALEVGHLTVNPEGRPCYCGSRGCLDVETDPMAFLAAAGAEPSPEGLLVQARRLVAEEYADPAVRTAVEALIDRLGLGLAGLVNILNPDRIILGGLHRALLEADPERLRAVVADRSLWGRSGGVPILACTLDHNSLVGAAELAWQPVLDDPLGALG from the coding sequence ATGAACGGGAAGGCTGTCACCCGGGGTGAGGCACATCTGTCCACGCGTACGCGTCTGGAGCGGGGGCGTACCGCGCTCGGTCCCGCCCTCGAACTCGTCCACACCGGGCGCGCCCCCACCCGAGCCGTCCTCACCGCCGAGCTGGGTGTCACCCGCGCCACGGCCGGAGCGGTCGCCGCGGAGCTCGAAGCGCTCGGCCTGATCAGCGTCGACGCCAAGCCGAGCGCCGCCGCCGGCTCCCAGGGGCGGCCCTCGCACCGGCTCTCCGTCGCCGGGGACGGCCCCGTCGCGCTGGCGGCGCAGGTGCACGCCGACGGGTTCCGGGCCGCCCTGGTGGGTCTCGGCGGCCGGATCGTCGCCACCGCGCCCGGCTGCGAGACCATCGACGCCGACCCGGCGCAGGTCCTCGGCTCGGTCATCGAGGCGGGCGCGCAGCTGCTGCGCGAGACCGGCAGGCGGTGTGTGGGCGCGGGCCTCGCGGTGCCGTCCGCCGTCGCCGAACCGGAGGGCACCGCCCTCAACCCGCTGCACCTGGCCTGGCCCGCGGGCGCGCAGGTCCGGGAGATCTTCGCGGACTGCGTACGGGGCGCGGGCATCGAGGGCCCCGCGTTCACCGGCAACGACGTGAACCTCGCGGCGCTCGCCGAGCACCGGCACGGCGCGGGGCGCGGTGCGCGCGACCTGCTGTGCGTGGCGACCGGGCACCGCGGCGTCGGCGGCGCGCTCGTGCTCGACGGGCGGCTGCACACGGGCAGTTCGGGCCTGGCCCTGGAGGTCGGCCACCTCACCGTGAACCCGGAGGGCCGCCCCTGCTACTGCGGCAGCCGCGGCTGCCTGGACGTGGAGACGGACCCGATGGCGTTCCTGGCGGCGGCGGGCGCCGAGCCGAGCCCCGAGGGGCTGCTCGTGCAGGCCCGCAGGCTCGTCGCCGAGGAGTACGCCGACCCGGCGGTGCGCACGGCGGTCGAAGCCCTCATCGACCGGCTCGGCCTCGGCCTCGCGGGCCTGGTGAACATCCTCAATCCGGACCGGATCATCCTCGGCGGGCTGCACCGCGCCCTCCTCGAGGCCGATCCGGAGCGGCTGCGCGCCGTCGTGGCCGACCGCAGCCTGTGGGGCCGCAGCGGCGGCGTCCCCATCCTGGCCTGCACCCTCGACCACAACAGCCTGGTGGGGGCCGCCGAGCTGGCCTGGCAGCCGGTGCTCGACGACCCCCTGGGGGCGCTGGGTTAG